The following are encoded in a window of Schistocerca nitens isolate TAMUIC-IGC-003100 chromosome 9, iqSchNite1.1, whole genome shotgun sequence genomic DNA:
- the LOC126203151 gene encoding uncharacterized protein LOC126203151 isoform X2, with protein MSSRPACFMVLLCIAIGVATHDHPPVQDNSTGEILMLEFPGHPTAYCGYQSHPEAAIVGSSLRFTVVERGEDGRGVSDTYYCVLEGDEADFKQLAEDNMLTVRRGAVTDGEPALEMGRVHCVLQPAASVPAGVFDFRATRLASGLPAFLCLRLDAARTLAEPLVESAAPPVGDALVFRFISVNVPDLVCRPFSDVPLVESDIEVELFGFLHPASGPLNCHFRRVYEGQSAAELVNRLSQEMLAPLVIRPDLPPTLTLPNFTCQAAMRADQPAPPADDLSPSSSPAFAVTGPSSRWTLCWTSLQHALEDVTIEFPNVPRIMCRSHEVPAVPSLNDTEFYFVLQLGSSSRLLCRFAGLPKFESDAEARLHEILEKSSREMGATLRPEGSVLVLETPPAACVDSPGYSGSSLSDGAQLVYSVRGKTQLCVLAKREASPNQPVLSQPDKFAGRLPIA; from the exons CACTGGCGAGATCCTGATGCTGGAGTTCCCGGGACACCCTACCGCGTACTGTGGCTACCAGTCACATCCAGAGGCAGCGATCGTCGGCTCTTCCTTGAGGTTCACCGTGGTCGAGCGCGGTGAGGACGGGCGCGGAGTCAGCGACACCTACTACTGCGTGCTCGAGGGTGACGAGGCCGACTTCAAGCAGCTGGCCGAGGACAACATGCTGACCGTCCGGCGAGGAGCTGTCAC AGACGGTGAGCCGGCGCTGGAGATGGGGCGCGTGCACTGCGTGCTGCAGCCCGCTGCTTCCGTGCCCGCCGGCGTCTTTGACTTCCGCGCGACGCGCCTCGCCTCGGGGCTGCCTGCCTTCCTCTGCCTTCGTCTGGACGCTGCCAGGACCCTCGCTGAGCCGCTGGTGGAGAGCGCTGCGCCGCCAGTGGGGGACGCACTCGTCTTCAG GTTCATCAGCGTTAACGTGCCGGACCTAGTGTGCCGTCCATTTTCGGACGTTCCTCTGGTGGAGTCGGACATCGAAGTGGAACTCTTTGGTTTCTTACATCCAGCCAGTGGGCCACTCAACTGTCATTTCCGGCGTGTTTACGAAG GCCAGTCTGCTGCTGAGTTGGTGAACAGACTGTCGCAGGAGATGCTCGCGCCGCTGGTGATCCGCCCAGACCTGCCCCCGACTCTCACCCTGCCCAACTTCACGTGTCAGGCGGCGATGCGAGCGGACCAGCCGGCCCCTCCTGCAGATGATCTGTCACCGTCATCATCGCCTGCCTTCGCCGTGACCGGCCCCAGCAGCCGATGGACCCTCTGCTGGACTTCTCTTCAGCATGCGCTAGAAGATGTGACCATCGAGTTCCCGAACGTCCCTCGCATCATGTGCAGATCTCACGAAGTCCCTGCCGTCCCCAGCCTCAACGACACCGAGTTCTACTTCGTTCTCCAGTTGGGATCTTCCTCGCGGCTCCTGTGTCGGTTCGCTGGGCTTCCGAAATTTGAATCAG ATGCGGAGGCTAGGCTACACGAGATACTGGAGAAGTCCTCCAGAGAGATGGGGGCAACTCTGCGGCCTGAGGGCAGCGTTCTCGTGCTGGAAACGCCTCCCGCCGCCTGCGTGGACTCCCCTGGCTACTCTGGTTCTTCTCTTTCCGACGGCGCTCAGCTCGTCTACTCTGTCCGCGGCAAGACTCAGCTCTGCGTGCTGGCGAAGCGCGAAGCCTCGCCTAACCAGCCGGTGCTTTCACAGCCTGACAAATTTGCGGGCCGGTTACCAATCGCTTAA
- the LOC126203151 gene encoding uncharacterized protein LOC126203151 isoform X1: MSSRPACFMVLLCIAIGVATHDHPPVQDNSSTGEILMLEFPGHPTAYCGYQSHPEAAIVGSSLRFTVVERGEDGRGVSDTYYCVLEGDEADFKQLAEDNMLTVRRGAVTDGEPALEMGRVHCVLQPAASVPAGVFDFRATRLASGLPAFLCLRLDAARTLAEPLVESAAPPVGDALVFRFISVNVPDLVCRPFSDVPLVESDIEVELFGFLHPASGPLNCHFRRVYEGQSAAELVNRLSQEMLAPLVIRPDLPPTLTLPNFTCQAAMRADQPAPPADDLSPSSSPAFAVTGPSSRWTLCWTSLQHALEDVTIEFPNVPRIMCRSHEVPAVPSLNDTEFYFVLQLGSSSRLLCRFAGLPKFESDAEARLHEILEKSSREMGATLRPEGSVLVLETPPAACVDSPGYSGSSLSDGAQLVYSVRGKTQLCVLAKREASPNQPVLSQPDKFAGRLPIA; this comes from the exons CAGCACTGGCGAGATCCTGATGCTGGAGTTCCCGGGACACCCTACCGCGTACTGTGGCTACCAGTCACATCCAGAGGCAGCGATCGTCGGCTCTTCCTTGAGGTTCACCGTGGTCGAGCGCGGTGAGGACGGGCGCGGAGTCAGCGACACCTACTACTGCGTGCTCGAGGGTGACGAGGCCGACTTCAAGCAGCTGGCCGAGGACAACATGCTGACCGTCCGGCGAGGAGCTGTCAC AGACGGTGAGCCGGCGCTGGAGATGGGGCGCGTGCACTGCGTGCTGCAGCCCGCTGCTTCCGTGCCCGCCGGCGTCTTTGACTTCCGCGCGACGCGCCTCGCCTCGGGGCTGCCTGCCTTCCTCTGCCTTCGTCTGGACGCTGCCAGGACCCTCGCTGAGCCGCTGGTGGAGAGCGCTGCGCCGCCAGTGGGGGACGCACTCGTCTTCAG GTTCATCAGCGTTAACGTGCCGGACCTAGTGTGCCGTCCATTTTCGGACGTTCCTCTGGTGGAGTCGGACATCGAAGTGGAACTCTTTGGTTTCTTACATCCAGCCAGTGGGCCACTCAACTGTCATTTCCGGCGTGTTTACGAAG GCCAGTCTGCTGCTGAGTTGGTGAACAGACTGTCGCAGGAGATGCTCGCGCCGCTGGTGATCCGCCCAGACCTGCCCCCGACTCTCACCCTGCCCAACTTCACGTGTCAGGCGGCGATGCGAGCGGACCAGCCGGCCCCTCCTGCAGATGATCTGTCACCGTCATCATCGCCTGCCTTCGCCGTGACCGGCCCCAGCAGCCGATGGACCCTCTGCTGGACTTCTCTTCAGCATGCGCTAGAAGATGTGACCATCGAGTTCCCGAACGTCCCTCGCATCATGTGCAGATCTCACGAAGTCCCTGCCGTCCCCAGCCTCAACGACACCGAGTTCTACTTCGTTCTCCAGTTGGGATCTTCCTCGCGGCTCCTGTGTCGGTTCGCTGGGCTTCCGAAATTTGAATCAG ATGCGGAGGCTAGGCTACACGAGATACTGGAGAAGTCCTCCAGAGAGATGGGGGCAACTCTGCGGCCTGAGGGCAGCGTTCTCGTGCTGGAAACGCCTCCCGCCGCCTGCGTGGACTCCCCTGGCTACTCTGGTTCTTCTCTTTCCGACGGCGCTCAGCTCGTCTACTCTGTCCGCGGCAAGACTCAGCTCTGCGTGCTGGCGAAGCGCGAAGCCTCGCCTAACCAGCCGGTGCTTTCACAGCCTGACAAATTTGCGGGCCGGTTACCAATCGCTTAA